The sequence GATTAAATAAAATGGTTAAGTTTTGATTGGAAGGTGAGTGCTTTAAGAGAGCTATTAGAGTCTACTAATTTATGAATCTCTCTAAGATTAATCCTACtagtttttaaaaaattgttatgttgAATTATAAAGTGATATCTTAGATAGAGGTACTAGTGTGAAAGTGGTTTTATTTTGCCCAATAAACTTAAGCTTACTTAAATGGCCcacataatatttaataatttgtaTATTGCATTTAATTGTAATTAGCTCACCTCATCATCTCAATACAATTATTTACATTTGGTTCTCTTTATGTTGCTTTTCTTTGTATTTTGTAGTGTCTTTGGTTTAAATGttgttttatttaatattaatattaaattacatatatgagcttttttttttttccaatcacACTTAATGGTCCATCAATAATTTTAGGTTTTCTTACTCTCTCTCATTAATGGATCACTGAGTGCAACCTCCACATACAACTTCCACAAGAAGCTGTTAATCTAATAGAATATGGAAAATTAATACTAATTAATATAAGAATCATAATAAGTTATGTGTTGATTATAAGTTGCTTTTTTGGGAACTTGAATACTTCACTTACTAGTTTAGGATTAAAGGGCTTAATCTAGTTTATGAATCCTTCGAAGGCTAATATTAAAGATTATGATGCAACAGTGGAAAATAAAAATCCTTTACGGGTTGTAAACCCACGATGGACGAAAAAACGTACGCGTTTCTCCAAGGCACCGCCAGTCCTACGGTGAGAAGTCGTGCAGAGTCTTTTCCCTTATTTTCCTACGCGCACTTTCCCCGCGCGTTCACTCTCCCCCACTCTCTCTGTCAACTGCTTTAAATCCGCTGACTGCGCAAAAATAGGATTTGATTTTCTTAACCTAGAATAAATCATCAAGGCTCGATAAGAGCACGGAGAGATAACTGAAAATACAGCTTTCCTCCTTTCCGAAAATTTAGGATCTGTTTTTGGTTTTTTAAGTTAGCAAGAAAAAAAGCTTTTGGCTCTCTCTTGAAATGTTTTGGGTTTTTGGGGTAAGGTAGAAGCGGGATTCAAGAATTCAAGTTCTTTTTCTTCATGGCAGATGTGTGAGATGTGTGAACTACAGGAAGAGATTAAGATTAAAGAAGAAAAGGACGCAGACCCACATAGGGATATTTTTGGGTGGCTGAAAGACCAACCCATTGTTGACCTGAGCCATATGGAACTCACTAACAGTGGTTATGATCCAGGTGTTGTTTCTCGCAGTGATGGCCAAAAGGCTGGTGGTTGCATTGAGAAGAAAAAAATGCCTCTGAGATCCCCATCAGATTCAAGTTCAGGTAGTCTGACCTTATTTTCTTAGAAATGCTAGTCTGTTAACTGGGTATGTTGTTGTAATGTTATTAGAGCAAGATTAGGGCATTTGAAAGAAAAGTTTTTTTCCTGTGGATTAGTCCAAGAAAGATAAGATTATTTCAGTGGGTTTCCGAAACAGCATTTAGAAATGATGATAGCTTCTTCGCCTTACTTTTCGCAAAATGCCCATCTGTCTGGATGGGCAAAATAACAACATAGCGATTTAGGGTTTTAAGGAATATCCTAGTTTGAAGTTTTCAATAAGTGATAAGACTGAAATGCTTCGTTGCAGGTTTTGGTTATGGAAGCCAGATGAATACGCCGACAGTTATGGGCCAGCACATCACCAGTATGGATACTAATAATAGTATCAGCGGTGTCATGAATATAGACTCTTTGTTGGGTACAGCGTCAGAAATGGAGAGAAGTGTTTATCTGAACATTGGAGGTGATCTTTGTATTGAGTCTAGCTTTTCAACCAAAATAATGAAGAAAATCCAGGTGGAGCCATCATCATACCAGCCCATGATAGCTTGCAAGCCTAGCACTGGTAACAGTCGTCTTTGTACGGAAAACAATCTGTTAAACTCCAATTGGAATTGGAACTGGAATGCCAGGAGCTCCTTCAATCCTAATGTCTTTAATACCCATATGGCCCCAGTTAAAGATAGTGCTCCTGCTCGCTATCAAGTCAATGCTGAGGAAGATTTCAACATTGTTGCAAATGTGAAATCTAATGATAATTCTTTGAGTTTTTTGACTTTTGATCACTTTTCTGGAAGCACTAGAACCGTTAAGAAGAGAAGAAATGTGACTAGGGTTAGGAAATATAGTGGTTCCAGCTCAAGCCATTCCTTTTTGGAAAGTAGAAATCTTGGCCTTGAAACTGCTCAGGCTCCTATTTCTCCACTTTTAGTGGCATCAAATACCCTGGACAGTGGTGTTGCCAAGAATGGGTCTGTAGCTGATGGATCTGGTTCGGACAGATCTTTCAAAAGGCAAAGAGCTCTTGATCGTCCAGCCATTGAAGACCCAGTTcacaaggagaaggagaaggttagTAGCTGTTTCATTTGTGCCTTTTTAAGATCACATTGGAAAGTTTATTGATTTTAggcaaagatgaaatatgtttataATGGTAGATATTCTATTTTCTTTTTCCAGCATTAATATCATTTAGAGCTGTTTATGTTTAACCCCTTGGTCACCTAGAACACTTGCAATCAGTCACCCTAAGAGTTTAAGCTCTTAAATCTCATCAGCTCAATACTAAAAATCACACCCTTGGGGCAATGGAATTTCACATGTTAGATACAGGTATGCCCTTGCATTGAACATATGAAATACACATTACTAGTTTTGTCATAGCTCTTAGCACATTAAAATATGTCATTGGTGTTGATGCAAATTCAATATGTCTGATTTGAGTTTAATcaaatttgttttttctttctttaaacTTAATGCTTAAGTTAACAGTGAAGGGTTTTTGAATTCAATTGTATGGATTTTCACACCAGTACAGTTTTGAATTACTCATCTGAATGATGGATTGCTTAATATGAATACAAAAAGTACaaactattgaaccaagaactctTCCTTTTATCTTCATGAATTACAAAGTCCCAATTTGTAGAAATTCTATCGGTTTTAGTTTATACACCATAGTCTCTATTCCGGCAAACCTTCCTAGATCCCAATCTACATTAAATGGGACCTGATTTATAGCCAAAGTTGAGCTAAAAAGTGAACCCACGGCTCCTTAAATTAGCTTTACTTCCTCTAAAAGAATACCACCATAACTAGTATGCCTCTGCAACTTCTTGACAGAATCCACTAACTCAATGGGAACTTGGAGTTCCTGATAAGATTAGTTGTGGCAGAAATATGTTTATAGTGGCAGATATTCTGTTGTGATTGTATTGTACAGAGCAGGAACTTAGCAGTGAACATTTGAAACAAGAGCATACATTGGAAACTGCAGCTTATATCATGAAAATACTTTTATTCGATTTTCTTTACTTAATGCTTTATTGTTTGCATAATTTCATCACTGTTTCAATTTCTTTCAGGAGCATGAAAACAAGAATCTGAAGTTTCTTTTACAGAAGGAGTTACGAAACAGTGATGTAGGGTCTCTGGGAAGAATTGTTCTTCCTAAGGTTAGAACCAACATTAAATCAGTGTATctctaattttttcaatttttatatatCAGAAGGtagtatataattttttaaatgatCAAATAGTTTGAGAAAATCGGAATTCAATTTTATTAGAAGAACATCTCTGTAATTTTATTAAAATACACTCTGTAGAAAGAAGCAGAGGCAAATCTACCAACTTTAACAGCAAGAGAGGGAATCCAAATATGCATGGAGGATATGCATCTGTCTAAAAAGTGGAACTTCAAATACAGGCGAGCTACTAatcttttaagttgaattgattTATCTTCAGACATACTGagacaaaaatgtaattttttGACTTATATTTCTAGAATATACAAGGTATATGCTTATTTTATGACTTACAGGTTTTGGCCAAACAACAAGAGTCGGATGTATGTCATGGAAAATACAGGTTAATCTTCACATCTAAGTTTTTATTATAATAATTAGAAGTCCTTTATATATTCTTAATGAATCTTTTGATATGtttgtatgtaattttttattacAGGAGATTTTGTGAAAACACATggtcttcagcttggagattttgTCATGCTCTACAAAGATGAGGTCAATGACAATTATGTGAGTTGTATTTTGAATCTTATATTGTACTTTTATATGTTATAGTTTATGATTTAAATGTGTAGAGATATATTTTATCATATTGATTTGTGTATACTATATATTTACATGTAGATAATTAGAGC is a genomic window of Cryptomeria japonica chromosome 7, Sugi_1.0, whole genome shotgun sequence containing:
- the LOC131056325 gene encoding uncharacterized protein LOC131056325, whose product is MCEMCELQEEIKIKEEKDADPHRDIFGWLKDQPIVDLSHMELTNSGYDPGVVSRSDGQKAGGCIEKKKMPLRSPSDSSSGFGYGSQMNTPTVMGQHITSMDTNNSISGVMNIDSLLGTASEMERSVYLNIGGDLCIESSFSTKIMKKIQVEPSSYQPMIACKPSTGNSRLCTENNLLNSNWNWNWNARSSFNPNVFNTHMAPVKDSAPARYQVNAEEDFNIVANVKSNDNSLSFLTFDHFSGSTRTVKKRRNVTRVRKYSGSSSSHSFLESRNLGLETAQAPISPLLVASNTLDSGVAKNGSVADGSGSDRSFKRQRALDRPAIEDPVHKEKEKEHENKNLKFLLQKELRNSDVGSLGRIVLPKKEAEANLPTLTAREGIQICMEDMHLSKKWNFKYRFWPNNKSRMYVMENTGDFVKTHGLQLGDFVMLYKDEVNDNYIIRAKKSPSQLTPGSSGDKSGVYGSSTLLDDGSIHQSGSEKENEVSSRSPNLSSGNISPNTTTNSLSIAQNIEDLFSKELNFYFTTDIVGYSALESIPSFGSDEVLPLEYFAD